The Pongo pygmaeus isolate AG05252 chromosome 18, NHGRI_mPonPyg2-v2.0_pri, whole genome shotgun sequence DNA window ttatttttagagatggagtctcactctgttgcccaggctggtctcaaactcctgaactcaagcaatcctcccacctcaacctcccaaagtgttaggattacacgtataagccaccatgcccgaacttaaaaataattttaaatagaggctaacttttgtattttttgtagaggtggagtttcactatgttgcctaggctggtctcaaactcctgtgctcaagtgatcctcccactttggcctcccaaagtgctgggattacaggtgtgagccactgcaccggcgaAGGCAGTCTTTTTTAATGAGTTTGTGTTGGTTTTTAActacttaaaacacaaaataaagcaGATCGTAATTTACATTTTCTACAGGGGCTGATACACCCTCACCATGTGGTATTAAAATGGATCCAGCgtgcacaacaatatgaatatacTCAGGACTACTGAGCTGTAcagttaaaaatggttaagatggtaaatgttttttaaaaattaaagaaatttttttatattttaaaaatggatttgtgttcccttttctcaagGAACTTGAACTGCCTTCACTTAAATTCTCTTTATATTTCAGTGCTTCTAGAGATAGCGAAATCAAGGGCATTATTACTGTTAGCACTGTTTTTTAGCCAAAAAGAAACTCAGAGCGATGAAGTATCTTGCCTAAAGCATCACACAGCACAGCTCCTAGGCAGCAAGGCCAGGACTAGAACCTGCACCCCTTGCCTTCATTATGTTCATCCCGTGCCTTACCTGGCTGaagaataatttaataaaagcTCTTCTAACTTCATGCAGAAGGCGGAACCTGCACCCCTCTTGACCCCTTTTGACCCCTTACCTCCCACTCAtcgttaaattttaaaatgctgttctCTGAAAATTTTACTTCACTCTAGCGATGGCCCAAACACTCGGGAAAAAAATGCAGCATGAGGATGGGGAGCCAGGTTGATAGGTTTTTCACTTAGTAACTACTTATTGAGTACTCAGAACGCACTCGGTGCCAGGGTCAGGCACTGTGGATGAGTAGGTAGTGGGCGAGACAGGGACGAGATGAGCAGGGTCAAGGCCAGGGGGTCCCGGGGAGCCGGCGCTCAGGCTCGGGGTGATCCGCGCGGTGGGAGCGGGGCACGGTGATCGCGGCGCGTCTGGGGACGCCCGGCCTGAGGGAGGCTGCCTGTCCCAAGGAGACGCCCTTCGGAGACAGACCCAAAAGCCTCGGAGAAGACTCCCAGCGGAGAGGGGCTCCTCGGCCGTCGCAGGGCCCAGCCGCTAATCCCGCCGGCCGCAAACAAGCGGAGAACTCACCGGACACCAGCACTCGCGACTCCACAAACTCCGTCAGCCTCCGGGCCGGAAGTCAGCGGCGCGATTCGCTCCGCCCACTACGCCCGCCCCTGCGCAGGCCCGCAAGCCGAGTTGCCGGACTGCAGCTCCCGGGATGCACTGCGACGGTATTGACAGACGCAGCAACCAATAGTCGGTAGAGAATGCCCTTGGCAGGAGGCGGGCCCTCTCAGTAGTTGTCCTCAGCAGCCAGTGGGCGTCTCCGCAGCGAGTGGCATCGACCCCGCCCCCAGCCCGTGCTCGCCGGTATCGGGTCCCAAGTCCCGCGGTCTTGGGTTCCCAGAGAGGTAAGTCGGCTGCAGGTGGGTGCGGGGCGCCGGGCTGCTCGGGGTTCCGGTGTCGCAGTCGCCAGTCCGAGCTCACACCGGGCGTGGAGTTCAGCTGCGCACCGAGTTGCGGCAGCTTCGCCAGGCCTGGGGCTGGCTGGGCCGCGGGGCCGCCCTGGAGGCCGGAGCCACTGGGCCTGCGGCGCCTCCGCAGCGAGCAGCCGCTTCGCTCGCGTGCAGGAGGCTGTTCGCTACCTCACACCCCCGGCTGGCGCTGTGGCCTCGCTTAGCTCTACCGTTTAGCACCCGGCGACATGCACCCGGTCGGTTTCCGCCAGGATGCGGGAGAGTTGGGGCAAGCTACCTGTGACAGCTTGAACTTTACCTAGGGATTCCGCTCCACCCGCCGGTTAGAGCGTATTGCTCATTAAACCCGAGACCTGTGTGCTTGCTACTGAAATAAAAGAAGTATTTTTTCCCCAGAGTCCTTTTAGGACGTTATGACTTTTCTCCTTTGCAAGACTGCAAAAAACTGACAAGAAGACAAAACTCTTCCCTCTCCCAGGGACCGCGTTGTCTTGAGTTTGGCTAGTAAAGGCTAGcaagtgaggccttgtctctgcATCCCGTTCCCCCTAACATCTTCAGAGAACCTTCGTTTCTAGAATCTTTCTAGTATTCAGAGACTTCTCCAGGGTCATGATCCCAAAGGCTTAACCCGTTTACAAGAAGAGAGTTGTCTCCTGACGCCCAAAATGGCAGCTAAAATGGAGATAACTTTAAGCTCCAACACTGAAGCTTCCTCCAAGCAAGAGAGACACATAATAGCCAAACTAGAAGAGAAACGGGGGCCTACTCTGCAAAAAAACTGCCCAGATCCTGAGCTCTGCCGCCAGAGCTTCAGACGCTTTTGTTATCAAGAGGTGTCTGGACCCCAAGAGGCGCTCTCCCAGCTCCGACAGCTCTGCCGTCAGTGGCTGCAACCCGAGCTGCACACCAAGGAGCAGATTTTGGAGCTTCTGGTGATGGAGCAGTTCCTGACCATTCTGCCCCCGGAGATCCAGGCTCGGGTCAGGCATCGATGTCCAATGAGCAGCAAGGAGATTGTGACCCTCGTGGAAGATTTTCACAGAGCATCCAAGAAACCAAAGCAGTGGGTAAGGAGGGTCCTCTCCCATCATCCtggggatttctttttctttttttttttttttctttttttgagacgcagtcttgctctttcgcccaggcccaagtgcagtggcgctatctcggctcactgcaagctccgcctcccgggttcacgccattctcctgcctcagcctcccgagtagctgggactacaggcgcccgccaccgcgcccggctaattttttgtatttttagtagagacagggtttcaccgtgttagccaggatggtctcgatctcctgacctcgtgatccgcccgcctcggcctcccaaagtctgggattacaggtgtgagccaccgcgcccggccgatttcTTTTTCATCTAGGTAATGTTTGGTATCTGGATCTCTCCCTATTTAAGGACTGAGTCTCAGAAGTGGACTGGATGGCTTCAGAAGTTGCTTCCAGCCTCTATCTGGGAGCCTATCCTGAGTTGTTAACAGCTTTTTAGAAAATCCAACTACTGATACCCAGTGAGGCAACAGAGGACCAAAGTTCTTACCATTCCTTTATGCACCTTGTGTCACCAGAAGTAATTGTAAGGTTCTTGAATCCCTTCTGTCagctcttcccccaccccaacttAGTTTTCCTACAAGCAGAATTCTTAGCAGGTAGGGTCACCCTGTTGGGTAGCAGTTGGCCTTTGGGGAACTTCATTTCATTGGAAGTTCTAACTTATTGTCTTTCCAGTGTTTagcttattgtctttttttttttttcttttttttttgagatggagtcttgctgtgtttcccaggctggagtgcagtggtgccatttcagcccactgcaacttctgcaccccgggttcaagcgattctcaggtctcagcctcctgagtagctgggtttacaggtgcctgccaccacgcccagctaatttttgtattttttagtagagagggggtttcaccatgttggccaggctggtctcgaactcctgacctcaagtgatctgccggccttggcctctcaaagtgctgggattacaggcgtgagccaccactcctggcctagctttttgtctttgatttttttttttttttttttttttttgagactgggtctcactgtgttgctgaggctggagggcagtggcacgatctcagctctctgcaacctccatgtccagCTCAAGTgttcctcacacctcagcctctcaagtagttgggactgcaggtacatgctaccatgcgtggctaatttttgtacttctgtagagacagagtttttccacattgcccaggctggtcttgaactcttgggcccaGGCGATCCTcccgtcttgacctcccaaagtgctgggattacaggagtgagccacacaATGCCTGACTAGCTTATTGTCTTTGGATCAGGAAGTTACAGTTCAACTGGCCAGTGTTGCCATTGCTTGCCACTCCCCTCCCCGAAGTCAGACCCCAGTCAGGGCCTAGGCAAGAAGCAAACAGCAGGTACTTCGGAAAATAGAACTTGTTAAGGAATGAAGGTGGGGTAGTCCTCTTAGACCCCTACTACTACTGGAATCTCCTTACCAGGAAAGCCTTTGGCAGAACAATGTATTAGGTAAGAAAGATTTTTAATAGCCCCTCACCATACTGCTTCCTTTTCCTACAGGGCCTGTTTCCAGCAGAAGTAGGTGGGGGGTGGTGTGTAGAGTAGGCATCTGATGGCCCAGTGTCGTGACTGACCCTGATATTTGTGCCAGCAACTACCCTGATGACTTTGACTCTGGCCCTTGAGAAAGGCCCAAGCTTTAGGGGAAGCCACTCGGCTGACTTGTAGCATCCTCATTCCTGTCATTCTTCACGTCCTTCCCTTTACTTCCTTTGAGGGTTTCAGTGGTTTCTATGAAAGTTGACCTCTAGATGGTTATCAGCAATTCCCAAGGTAAACAGGTCATTATACAACAGTGAGAGATCAAGCTTCCCTCAGTCCTGATGGATGGAATTAATGGATGGGGCTTGTTCCTAGGTGGCTGTTTGTATGCAGGGGCAAAAGGTGCTCTTGGAGAAAACTGGCTCTCAGCTTGGAGAACAGGAACTGCCAGACTTTCAACCGCAGACTCCTAGGAGAGATCTCAGGGAGAGCTCTCCAGCAGAGCCTTCCCAGGCAGGAGCTTATGACCGGCTGAGCCCCCATCATTGGGAGAAATCCCCACTCCTCCAAGAACCAACCCCCAAATTGGCTGGGACAGGTAAACACTctgccttttctctccctctcatcAGCCCTTTATCTCCATCAATGTATCTCATGGTTCTGCAAAGGCATAGAccacatgtgtgtgtttttttaaatgttatatataatagtaGATGATTATTCACTAAACAAATTTCACTAATTAGAATGGTGGTAATACTACAAATAAGtatgtttttatcattttctgttaATGAAAATTTGAGAATCCAGTGCATGACAGGGTTGTACCTACTTTTCTGTCCGTTTCAGAACTTCTTATAGAAAAGACAAATCCAAATATGGCCACAGATGAACTTCCATGCAAGCTATGGCTGAGTTTCATTGCttaaaatgcttctgtttagaggggcctggtagaaaaaaaaacccaccctaTATAGTATATCTTTATCCTCCTTTGTGATGTTGCTTGTACTTTAGATCCTCAAATCTGTTTCCCTTTCTCTGGTGTGATACTTGTGTAACTGCTGGCCTTGTTCTACACAGTCCTGTGATCTCTAAGCCTGAATGACAGTGACATTTTGGCCAAGCCTGGTGATGTGAATACAAGATACAGTGAGCACGTTAGGGAGGAGGGTTACAAGAAGACAAAAATCTTTAGTTTCTTAATATTTGCTACATCCAATGAGGTACTTCGTGTTTTAGTCTATTCAGGCTGCTAATGTAAAATGCTAGAGACtaggtagtttataaacaacaggagtttatttctcacagttctagaggctaggaagtctgagttcaaggtgccagcatggttgggttccaGTGAGGCCCCTCTTCCAGGTCACAGACTGCCTACTTCTCAGTCCTCATGTGGCAGAAAGGGAAAACAGGCTCCCGTGGGGCTCTTTCAtgaaggcactaatcccattccaGTGAGGGCagcaccctcatgacctaatcacctcccaaaggccccacgtCCTAACACTATTACCTTGGGAGTTagaatttcatatgaatttggaggaacGTAAACATTTAGACCCTGGCAACCACagtctactttttgtctctagatttgcttattctgaacattttatacaaatggaatcacacaggccgggcacagtggctcacgcctgtaatcccagcactttgggaggccgaggcaggcggatcacttatgctcaggagttcgagaccagcctgagcaacatggcgaaatcctgtctctacaaaaaatgcaaaaattagcggggcatggtgctgcacacctgtaatcccagctgcttgggggagctgaggcaggaggatcacttgaacctgggaggtcaaggctgcagtgaactgagatcgtgccactgcactccagcctatgtgacaaagtaagaccctgtctcaaaaataaataaataaataaataaattgaatcacacaatatgtggtcttttgtgtgtggcttctttcactgagcatgttttcaagttttatccatgctgtagcatgaatcagtgcttcattccttttctgtggctgaataataggcattgtatggatatattacatgttggttttctgttcatgttgGTTCATCTGTTCATAGatttttgggttgtttccactttttggttattatgaagaatgctgctataaatgtgtgtttttgtatagacatgttttcatttctcttgagtatatacctaggaatggaattaccatatgctaggtcatatggtaattccatgtttaatttATGAGGAACTACCAGACTGTTTTctaaagcagctgcaccattttacatccccactaATACTGTGTGAGGATTccgatttctccacattcttgctagCACTTGTTATTGTCTTATACCCATCCTATTCGGTGAGAAATTTTGATTTgaggttttgatttacatttccctagtgATTAATGGTgtcgaacatcttttcatgtgcttattatcCAATTACATATCTTGTgtggaaaaatgtctgttcagatcctttgctcatttttaaattaggttatttgtctttattttttataagagtcctttatgtattctagatactagACCCTTATGTGTaatttgcaaatcttttctctcattctgtgggttgtctcacTTTCTTGacagtgtcctttgaagcacatgtttttcattttgctGCAGTCtaacttatctatttttttctttctttgtgcttTGGTGTCATGTGTAAAATACCACTGCCTAATCCAAGGGCACAAATATATACAGCTATGGTTTCTTCAAAGAGACATAGATTTAGCTCTTACTTTCAGCTATTTGGTCCATTTTAAGTTAACTTTTTCCCCATACATAAAGAAACAAGTCAATTTTTATATAGGATTTGAGGTAAGGGTCTGTCAATCTGATCAGGGGTCTGTCTTAATCTGATCAGGCTGTTACAACAAATTGCcttagactaggtaatttataaacaacagaaatttgttgctCATAGTTCCTGGatgctgggaagttcaagatcaaggtgccagcagatttggtgtctggtgagggcccattccTCATAAATGGTGCCTGCTATAAGTCCCCACATGGTAGTCTCTTGggtttcttttataaggacactaatcccatttatgaggaccccaccctcataacctaatcacctcccagatgCCCCACCTCCCAAGACCACTGCACTGGGGACTGTCAATATATGTGTGTCAGGGGACAGtggggataaacattcagaccatagcagggtccaacttcattctcttGTATGTGGAAATCCAGTAGTCCTAGAATCCTTTAtgaaaaagactattcttttcccattgaattgtcttatCAAAAAGCAATTGACCCTGATTGTATAGACTGATTATTTACATttgaatttaaatgaattaaaattaaatataatttaaaattaagttcCTTAGTCACAGTAGTCACATTTCAAGTACCCAGTAGCCacatagtcacatgtggctagtggctgccatattgAACAACGTGCATGCACCTGTGCatgcatgcgtgcacacacacattttccaCATCACAAGGGATCCCTCTCCAGATCCTGTGATTTCCCACAGGCCGTTCCAGGTCATCTCCATCCAGACTGTCAATCCTTCTGTAATTAGGATACATGGCTAAGCCCGTATTCCAGTTTCTGAACTCATATACTGTCAAATTTGTAATGAAAGAAAACATCACAGTCTCTGAACTTACCATCTTTTGAAGAGAAGGTGGTTGTCAATTAGTGTTTACTAAGTGAGGGGTATTTGTTGAAATAGCTCAGGCACTGAACTACAGCAGTAAAATTTACAATGTTGAGATTtcacctctcttccttctttcattcattaGATACCCAATTCTGATGGGTTTGCTTTTCCCTGTTCTTCGTTTCCTAAACCTTTCCctaaagggagaaaggaagaaggaggatgGAGAACTTGGTTcctaaatttaatataaatcacAATCACCCCAGGAGCCTGCTAACTGTTCAGATTATCAGGCCCaacccccagagattctgaccCAGCAGCTTTGGGGGAAGGGTGAAGAGCCTGCTTGTTTAACAAGTGCCCCAGATGAGTCTAATGCAAGTTGCCAATGGAGGGCTACCCTTTGAGAAACCTTTCAGAGTATTTCATAACTCTTGCTGAAGTTATTTCTTCCAAGTGCAGAAAATGaagcattttctttctaattatagAGGCCCCCAGAATGAGAAGTGACAACAAGGAAAATCCACAACAGGAAGGGGCTAAAGGAGCAAAGCCATGTGCAGTGTCAGCTGGCAGATCCAAAGGGAATGGTCTGCAGAATCCTGAACCGAGAGGGGCAAATATGAGTGAACCTCGGTTGTCACGGAGGCAGGTCAGCCCCCCAAATGCTCAAAAGCCATTTGCCCACTACCAGAGACATTGCAGGGTGGAATACATCAGCAGCCCCCTAAAAAGCCACCCACTGAGAGAGCTGAAGAAAAGCAAAGGAGGTAAACGGAGTCTGAGCAACCGTTTGCAACATCTTGGTCACCAGCCCACCCGCTCAGcaaagaaaccctacaaatgtgatgACTGTGGGAAAAGCTTCACGTGGAATTCAGAGCTGAAGAGACACAAGAGAGTCCACACAGGAGAGAGACCCTACACGTGCGGAGAGTGTGGAAACTGCTTTGGGCGGCAGTCAACCCTGAAGCTGCACCAGAGGatccacactggagagaagccatACCAGTGTGGCCAGTGTGGGAAAAGCTTTCGCCAGAGCTCAAACCTTCACCAGCATCACAGGCTTCACCATGGGGACTAAAAGGAGCACTCCATGCTTTAGATTCACAAGGAAGGTGTTTGTGTTTCTCCTCCCCCTTACTTGCATGTAAATCACAAAGACTGTGTGACTTACAAGGAAAGCAAGAGGCCCTTGAGGAATGATGATGCACATTCTGCTGTGAGGAGGCCCAGAAAAGGCCAACCAGGGCCCGACCATGCATGATGACAGGGTGAAGAGGTGGCAGGTCTGGGCACTGGGGCAAAGAGAACTTAAGTCTCTGCAGAGAGCGAGGAGTAACTACTGAGAGAGAATCAGGACAGTCCTGCAGGTGGCCCGCTTATTGTTAAATCGTCCCTCTGTTGCTTTATCCTCTAAAATATGTTAAGGGataaattctatatatatagttatGCATTTGCTGTCATACCAATTTTTTATCATGCACACACCTCTTTAATAAAGATGAGTGATCTACCAGAATTTCAAGGCAAAGTTCATTGGAAAATAGATCCCTCATATTCTTTCTGTAATTACTAGCTGTTTATAGCAAAGGATGAATGAAATGAGAATATGCACGTTTGTGTGAGAAGAGTTTCCAAGTAGTTAGATGgtgcttttacaaaaagaaaagaaaattacatttgaGGGATCTTTTTTGTATCaaagcacctttttttttctttttattttttgagacagggtctcgctatgttgcccaggctggtcttgaactcctgggctcaagcaatgctcctgccttggcgtcccaaagtgctgggattacaagtgtgaaccactgtgcatgTTCTCAAAGCACCTTTgattgagcaaaaaaaaaaatctatacaggTACTGCAACCCCAGCCTAACATATAAGGAAAAGCTACAGTGAGAAGCAAGTAGTGGACAAAGAGTACTAAGGAGATATAAAAGGGAATTCTTCCCACTCTCCTTTCTCACTTAGCCCATTAGCTTTAAGAATAACAAAATGCAATgggggtacagtggctcacacatgtaatcctagcactttgagagactgaggcaggatgattgagcccaggagtttgagaccagcctgggcaatgtagctaaaccctgtctctacaaacaatacaaaaattagccaggcatgatggtgcatgcctataatcccagctactctggaggctgaggcaaaagtattgtttgagcccaggagttagaggctgcagtgagctatgattgcaccactccactctatcctggatgacagagtgagactctgtctcagggaaaaaaaaaaaaaaaatagcaaaaggattggggtaatgaaaatattctaagacTGGATTacggtgatggttgcacaactcagtaaatttactaaaaataattgaaatgggCTAACcttatgatatgtaaattatacctcaaccgcatatttttaagtgacaaaatatatttatataaaatgagtCCTGGAAATAAGCCTGAGCGATCATCTAATGCTACCTCCTCGTTTTCTCAAAGcggaaattaaaatgcaaatcagTATACAATTCCTAGCTCATTGCTCAGTTTAGAGAAAACTTTTGGCAGATTAGTGCATTCCTGATGCAGAAAATAGAAGcaggtagctttttttttttttttttttgagacagggtctctctctgttgcccaggctagagtgcagtggtgtgatcatggctcactatagcttcaatcttctgggctcaagcaatcctcccgcctcagcctcccgagcagttgggactacaggaatgcaccaccatgcctggctaatttttctaattttttgtagagacagagtctcactgtgttgcccagtctatcctcgaactcctgggctcaagccatcctctcaccttagactcccaaagtgctgggattacaggtgtatgctcAGCAAGGTAGCATTCTTCCCAAAACATCAGTATCATCAAGTAACTACCAGTCACCTCAGGGCTGTGGGCTGAGCTCTTCTGTACCCCCCAAGGAATCTCTTGTCCCTTCTAACTGCCAAGGGACATGTGCGCACCTACGAGTCCTCTTTGGGGCCTTTGGACAcaattgtttcctttgccttTAGTTCCTGATGctccccactccctcctgcctcctccctctcaCAAGAGTTTCCTTCTCTCAAAGCCTTCCCTGAGGAGCCCTAGGCAGACTTCTGTTAAAATTGGGGTCCAGCCTCTCTGCTAGACCCCATACACCAGGGGTGCTCAAACCGGGAGCCCCCCAGGGGATGTCAGACAATGTCCAAAGACACTTTTGGTTGTTATGACTGGGGAAGGGAGGGTTGTTGCTGGCCTCTAGTGGGTCCTACTGAACCTCCTACAGTGCCGGGACAGCCAGCCCCCACAGCAATGACCTAGCTCAAAAAATCAGTATCACCAAGGTTGGGAAACTACCATGCACTCTaacagctctttcaaaacaagAACATTGTTTTTCTGTAACTTTAGCTTCTGGACTTTGTCAACGCCCAGCCAAGAGAAACAGATATTCAGTATGTGAACAGTTGAGAATCCCCACTGTACCCACAGGGCCCATGTCTGCCTGAGTTCAGAGATCCTGGTGACAATCTGTTGAATGCACAGGTGAGCTTCTGTCTTTTGGGCAGAGGCTTATTGAAGGCCCAGCGGCCTTCCTTACAGCTTTTGTGGTCCTTTAGGTACTTTAGGCCCTGATCCCATTCCCATCTGTTATGTTAGATCATGAAGAATTTAGCTTCTGTATCTGACCTGCCCCATACCTGGCTCCATCCTGATACTTCTCCCTGGTCAAGGCCTCTTTCTTCCTCATTGTGTTTCCACCTCACCCTACTGAAACCAGGCTGATTTCACTGTTGTCCCTTAATAACCTCCAAGTCATAGTCACATCTGTATTAGGTACCTTTTGGTGTGGTAACAGATGACCCACAAGCttaatggtttaaaacaacacaaactggggccgggcgtgatggctaacac harbors:
- the ZNF174 gene encoding zinc finger protein 174 isoform X1: MAAKMEITLSSNTEASSKQERHIIAKLEEKRGPTLQKNCPDPELCRQSFRRFCYQEVSGPQEALSQLRQLCRQWLQPELHTKEQILELLVMEQFLTILPPEIQARVRHRCPMSSKEIVTLVEDFHRASKKPKQWVAVCMQGQKVLLEKTGSQLGEQELPDFQPQTPRRDLRESSPAEPSQAGAYDRLSPHHWEKSPLLQEPTPKLAGTEAPRMRSDNKENPQQEGAKGAKPCAVSAGRSKGNGLQNPEPRGANMSEPRLSRRQVSPPNAQKPFAHYQRHCRVEYISSPLKSHPLRELKKSKGGKRSLSNRLQHLGHQPTRSAKKPYKCDDCGKSFTWNSELKRHKRVHTGERPYTCGECGNCFGRQSTLKLHQRIHTGEKPYQCGQCGKSFRQSSNLHQHHRLHHGD
- the ZNF174 gene encoding zinc finger protein 174 isoform X2 — encoded protein: MAAKMEITLSSNTEASSKQERHIIAKLEEKRGPTLQKNCPDPELCRQSFRRFCYQEVSGPQEALSQLRQLCRQWLQPELHTKEQILELLVMEQFLTILPPEIQARVRHRCPMSSKEIVTLVEDFHRASKKPKQWVAVCMQGQKVLLEKTGSQLGEQELPDFQPQTPRRDLRESSPAEPSQAGAYDRLSPHHWEKSPLLQEPTPKLAGTELLIEKTNPNMATDELPCKLWLSFIA